From a single Hippoglossus stenolepis isolate QCI-W04-F060 chromosome 2, HSTE1.2, whole genome shotgun sequence genomic region:
- the LOC124851217 gene encoding LOW QUALITY PROTEIN: tripartite motif-containing protein 16-like (The sequence of the model RefSeq protein was modified relative to this genomic sequence to represent the inferred CDS: inserted 1 base in 1 codon): MAQQENQLDRERFCCSICLDPLKDPVTTGCGHSYCLSCINTHWDKGEERGSYSCPQCRQTFTPRPVLXENTMLADLVEELKKTGLQAAPADHCYAGPEDVACDFCTGRKLKALKSCLVCLASYCEKHLQPHFQSPPFKKHKLVEPSEKLQENICSRHDEVMKMFCRTDQQCICYLCSVDEHKDHDTVSAAAERTERQRELGLRRQTIQQGLQDREKDVKLLQQEEETVNGSADKAVKDSEKIFTELIRLLEKRSSDVKKQIRSKQQTEVSRVRELQERLEQEITELKRKDHELKQLSDTEDHNQFLHNYPSLSPLSESTHSSSIRIRPLRYFEDVTAAVSQVRGRLQDILSEKKILQIVSQVNVLLLQPELKTRADFLNYSQEITLDPNTAHKHLLLSEGNRKVTVMREEQSYSDHPDRFTGCWQVLSRESLTGRCYWEVEVKVRGPVYVAVTYKNISRAGYSQECFFGGPLSSRVGVYLDQSAGVLSFYSVSDTMTLLHRVQATVTQPLYAGVMVCCDGATAEFCKLK, encoded by the exons atggcgcagcaagaaaatcaactggacagagaaagattctgttgttcgatctgtctggatccactgaaggatccggtgactactggctgtggacacagctactgtctgagctgtattaacacccactgggacaaaggggaggagagaggaagctacagctgccctcagtgtagacagaccttcacaccgaggcctgtcc gggaaaacaccatgttagctgatttagtggaggagctgaagaagactggactccaagctgctcctgctgatcactgctatgctggacctgaagatgtggcctgtgatttctgcactgggagaaaactgaaagctctcaagtcctgtttggtttgtttagcctcttattgtgaaaaacacctccagcctcattttCAGTCACCTCCatttaagaagcacaagctggtggagccctcggagaagctccaggagaacatctgctctcgtcacgatgaggtgatgaagatgttctgccgcactgatcagcagtgtatctgttatctctgctctgtggatgaacataaagaccacgacacagtgtcagctgcagcagaaaggactgagaggcagagagagctcgggctgaggagacaaacaatccagcagggactccaggacagagagaaagatgtgaagctgcttcaacaggaggaggagaccgtcaatggctctgctgataaagcagtgaaggacagtgagaagatcttcactgagctgatccgtctgctggagaaaagaagctctgatgtgaagaaGCAGATCAGATCCAAGcagcaaactgaagtgagtcgagtcagagagcttcaggagagactggagcaggagatcactgagctgaagaggaaagaccatgaactgaagcagctctcagacacagaggatcacaaccagtttctacacaactacccctcactgtcaccactcagtgaatctacacactcatccagcatcaggatccgtcctctgaggtactttgaggacgtgacagcagctgtgtcacaggtcagaggtcgactacaggacattctgagtgagaaaaagattttacagattgtgtctcaagtgaatgttttactGCTACAACCAGAGCTcaagaccagagctgacttcttaaactattcacaggaaatcacactggatccaaacacagcacacaaacatctgttattatctgagggaaacagaaaagtaacagtAATGAGAGaagaacagtcttattctgatcacccagacagattcactggtTGTTGgcaggtcctgagtagagagagtctgactggacgttgttactgggaggtggaggtgaaggtgagaGGACCAGTTTatgtagcagtcacatacaagaatatcagcagagcagggtACTCACAAGAATGTTTTTTTGG aggtcctctgtcctccagagtaggagtgtacctggatcagagtgcaggtgttctgtccttctacagcgtctctgacaccatgactctcctccacagagtccaggcCACagtcactcagcctctctatgctggagttatGGTTTGTTGTGATGGAgccacagctgagttctgtaaactcaaatag